The Cytobacillus oceanisediminis genomic interval CTTTGTTGTTGTCGCTGTCATAAGTAAAAACTCCTTTCAAAATTAGAAATCTATCAGTCACCCAGACTTTTAAAAAATCGAATATAAGATCACTGCCAGGAATAATACAGCCGTTGGCATCGCAACACTCAAGATGAAAATTGGCCAGTAGGCGCGTTTATGGGTTTCCCCGCATATCGCCCGGATCGTCGTTACGACATAGCCATTATGCGGAAGTGAATCCAGGCCGCCCGAAGCCAGTGCTGAAATCCTGTGCATCGCGCCAGGATCCAGGCCTTGGGCCATATACATAGGCGCCAGAATCGGAAGGGCAATCCCCAAACCGCCTGAAGCCGAACCTGTAATCCCGCAAATCAGCGTAACGGCTATCGCCAGTCCCATTAAGGGAGGTCCCGGAATATTGACCAGAGCATCAACGAATGTATCAAAGGCAGCAACCTGGGCGGCAACACTTCCAAAGCCCACAACCGCACACGTATTAGCCGCGGCGACTAAAGCATCTTGGGCACCCTTTGCCAAAGCCTCCCAAAATCCAACCAGGTATTTAATCATCAATACACATGCCAAAATGATTCCGCTCGTCAGGGAAATTAAAGCGGCAGCCGTTGACGAAGTAAAGTTGGCGGCTGTGTTCAAAATCGCAATAACAGAAGCCAGCGGCAATATCGCCATCAATACATGCGGGAAGTCCTTCCCTGAAGGAGCAGCATCAGGCCTTTGCATGGACAGCTCCGCTTCCAGAGCAGCCGCCGACTCATTTGCAGCACCGGCCGGCTGATTCGGCAAAGAAAATACCTCTCCATTTTGAACCGCTTTTTTCACCATTCGGCTTAGTAAAATACCGCCTGTTATCATTATGATTAATGCCATTAACACTCCAATGATTCCGCCCGCAGTCGGCTTCGTTCCGAAAAACTCAGTTGGAATCAGGTTTTGGATTTCCGGCGAGCCCGGTGCTGTCATCGTAAACGAAATCGAACCGAACACCAATGCGGCCGGGATAAAACGATGCGGCAGATTGGCCACTTTAAATAAGGAAACAGCAATTGGGTACACCGCGAAGCCTACGACAAACAAGCTGACGCCGCCATATGTCATAATTGCTGCTGCGGCCACGACAGCAAATACAGCTCTGGATGGGCCCAGTGTATCCTTAACCCAATTCGCAATACTGTCAGCCGCCTTGGTTACCTGCATAATTTTCCCGAAAACTGCCCCAAGCAGGAAGATTAGGAACCAGGAGTAAAAATAATTTGTAAAGCCTGTCATATAATGCTCTGTCAGGGCAGCCTCAAGATTAAGTCCTCCTGTAAGAGCAACCACAACTGCGCTGATGATGGCGGCAATAATTATATTTACGCCTTTCATTGTTAAATACATTAATAGAATCAGTGAAGCGATTAACCCCAGCATTCCAATCATCTGAATGTCCCCCTGTTACACTTTCTCTGTTTCAGAGGAAAACTGATATTCATAGCAAACATGGTATAACTCTTCCAGCTCGCTCTGAGTCGGCACTCTTGGATTGTTGCCAGGGCTGCCGCTGTCTATCGCATCTGTTGCCATTTTTTCTACAGCTGCCTTAAAAGCTTCTTCATCAATTCCCCATCCTCTTAAGTTAGGAATATTTAATTTCAAGCACAAATTCTTAACGGATTGAACAGCGATTTCAGCTGCTTCTTCTTTGGTAAGGCTTTCATTATCAGGCTGAAAAATTCGCCCGATATCTGCTAAGCGATCCACACATGCTTCCTGGCTGAATTCCAATACGGCCGGCAAAAGCATGGCATTCGAGATTCCATGCGGCACATGGAATAAAGCTCCAATGGGACGGCTCATTCCATGTACAAGGCATACGGATGCGTTTGAGAACGCCATTCCAGCTTGGAGAGAACCAAGGCTCATCGCCTCACGGGCATCGATATTTTGCCCCTCATTGTAAGCGGTTAAAATGTTTCCCACAATCAATTTCATTGCCGATATGGCCATCGTATCGGTCATCGGATGTGCTTTTTTGGACAGATACGCTTCAATGGCGTGGCTTAGTGCATCCACCCCTGTTGCGGATGTAACATTCTTCGGTGAAGATATCGTGAGTAAAGGATCCACAATCGCTGCACTTGGCATGAAGGCAGGCTGCTTGATCATCATTTTTACATCATTGGATGAGTTCGTGATGACTGTTACATCTGTTGCCTCAGAGCCTGTCCCAGCTGTCGTCGGAATGGCAATGTGAGGTACTGGTGCATTCTGGGCCAGTTTCTTTCCCCCCATATAATCGCCGATATAGCCGCCATTCGTAGCCAGAACGGCGATTGCTTTCGCCGTATCAATACAGCTGCCGCCCCCTACTGAGATGACGAGGTCACATTGTTCTTCTTGAAAAAGCGCCAATGCTTCTGCCACATACTCATCAGTTGGTTCAGATGCTACCCCAAGGTATACCTCGCTTTTTACTCCGGCTTCCTGAAGAAAGGTTCTGCATTCGCTTACATAACCAAGCTGATCCATTATTTTGTCACTGATTATTAATGCTTTTTTCCCTCTAAGCGCCGCTTCAGCCCCAACTTTTTCGGAAGATCCCCTTCCATAAAAGATTGCTTCCGGCACCCGGAAAACTGCTGGTTTCTCCATTGAACATTCCACCCCTTTTGTTCTATTACTTCTAAACTTGCAAGGAGCGTGCCAACTATGAAACACAGTAAAATCAGTGTTTTACTTCTGCAAAAGTGTAGTCACTACACTACAGATGTAGATTTTTTGTAGCGAAATCACTACACTTCATTCATGTTATTCCATGTTTTTTCAGCTTTTGGTAGAGGGTTGTCCGATGAATCCCAAGTAAATCAGCTGCCTTCGATTTATTCCCGCCCGCCTTTCTTAAGGCATCAAGAATCAATTCCGATTCTTTTTGGTTTCCCAGAAACTTGGCTTCTTCTATGGATCCGGCAGCTAATGAGGGTTCTTTCCCTTCCTTAGCAGAAGGTTCAGGCCTTTTCAGCACCTCCGGCAAATGATGATAGTCAATGACCTTCCCATCCGCCAGCGTTACCAGCTGCTCTACCGTATTGACCATCTCGCGAATATTCCCCCTCCATGGATGCTGTACAAATGCATTCACCGCTTCAGAGGTGAAGATTTTTCCTGGTACCTGATACCTCTCACAAATCTCTCTCAGATAATGGATCAGCAGGACGGGGATATCCTTTTTCCGTTCACGCAGCGGCGGGATGTGAAGCTGTATAATATTCAGCCGGTAGTATAGATCCTCCCGGAACTCCCCGGTTTCAATCATTTGCATAAGATCACGGTTTGTCGCTGCAATTACTCTGACATTGATCCGATACTTCTTCACACCGCCGACACGTTCGGCTTCTTTTTCCTGCAGAACCCGCAGCAGCTTGGTCTGCATGACAAGCGGCATCTCCCCGATTTCATCAAGAAAAATAGTACCGTTGTCTGCCAGTTCGAATTTTCCGGGCTTGCCGCCCTTTTTCGCGCCAGTGAATGCACCTTCTTCATAGCCAAACAATTCGGATTCGAATAAAGGCTCGGGAATCGCCCCGCAGTTCACACTGATGAACGGTCCGGTCGAAAAGGGGCTGAGGTGGTGGATGCTTTTCGCGAACATCTCTTTTCCCGTCCCGCTTTCACCCGTGATCAGAACAGTAGCCGCTGTCCTTGCCGCCTTCCGTGCCAGCCGCTTTACATTCGTAATCCCCTCACTTGTCCCTATGATCTGATCAATTGTAATCCGGCTATCACTTTCCTTTTTCTTTGTGAAAAGATCCGGCTTAGCATTTTGATTTTCCTGCAGCTTTTCATAGATTTTATATACTTCGGTTACTCCCTCAAAAATCAGCATTCCAATGGCCCCGGCAATCCTGCCTTCCTTCCAGAGCGGAATCCGGTGCACTACCATGTCATGCCCCTGGATGTTCTGAAGAACCCCGCGTTCGGCATTTCCGGTCTTTACCGTCTCATGAAGATGGGTGTTATCAATTACCTCTGTCACATGCCTGCCAATCGCATCCTCCCGTTTAATTCCGGTAAAACGGCTGTACGCTTCATTGAATTCCTGCAGGATGCCGTTTTCATCAACAACCGCTATCCCCTCATATGCACTTTCCAAAATTGCGCCCAGGGCACCATCTGCATTATGCTTCTGCCTCAGGTTATGCAGGTATTTGGAGAGCCCGTCAAGGATATCCCTGGCTGTCAGAATGCCTAGCAGTTTGCCATCTTTACCTATGACAGGAAGCTGATTATATGGCAGGGACAAAATATCAAGAATTGAATCATCTGGCCGGACAGCAGCCAAGTTCGATTTAGGAATACTGCCAATTAAGGCGTCCCCTGAATTGCCCTTGGCAAAGTAGTTAAGCAGCTTTCTTGATGTAATCATACCGATTAACCTATTCTTCTCATCCAGTACTGGCAGGCTTTCCAGATGAAGATCCACCATCATTTTTGCCGCTTCTGCCAGTGTTTGCCCCGGCTGAATACAAAAAGGGCTGGGTGTCATCCAGTTTTTCACTTGAAATAGTTCATCGTTATGTAAAGACATAGATTTAGGCATTTTGCCGCCTCCTCCAGTCGTAATTTTCTAAATTATAACACTATTTTATTGCAGTAAGTTGGATTGCCACTGTGAGAATGTAAAATGTGGGATTTATCAGTCATTCGGATATTTAGATAGGGATAAAATTTTGATTCTATCAGCCAAAATGAATATTTAACGTCATTCAGATACTTATCTCTCAACTAGAATCATAGGCGATCATACAATGGGGCAGAACTTAAGCAGAGTGAAAACGAAACAAAAAGTTGTCCAAGATGGCCTCCTTATTCTAATTATGAGGTACAGACAGATCCTACTACCTATGACTTCTATATCATTTTGAATATTTTAAA includes:
- a CDS encoding iron-containing alcohol dehydrogenase translates to MEKPAVFRVPEAIFYGRGSSEKVGAEAALRGKKALIISDKIMDQLGYVSECRTFLQEAGVKSEVYLGVASEPTDEYVAEALALFQEEQCDLVISVGGGSCIDTAKAIAVLATNGGYIGDYMGGKKLAQNAPVPHIAIPTTAGTGSEATDVTVITNSSNDVKMMIKQPAFMPSAAIVDPLLTISSPKNVTSATGVDALSHAIEAYLSKKAHPMTDTMAISAMKLIVGNILTAYNEGQNIDAREAMSLGSLQAGMAFSNASVCLVHGMSRPIGALFHVPHGISNAMLLPAVLEFSQEACVDRLADIGRIFQPDNESLTKEEAAEIAVQSVKNLCLKLNIPNLRGWGIDEEAFKAAVEKMATDAIDSGSPGNNPRVPTQSELEELYHVCYEYQFSSETEKV
- a CDS encoding sigma 54-interacting transcriptional regulator; amino-acid sequence: MPKSMSLHNDELFQVKNWMTPSPFCIQPGQTLAEAAKMMVDLHLESLPVLDEKNRLIGMITSRKLLNYFAKGNSGDALIGSIPKSNLAAVRPDDSILDILSLPYNQLPVIGKDGKLLGILTARDILDGLSKYLHNLRQKHNADGALGAILESAYEGIAVVDENGILQEFNEAYSRFTGIKREDAIGRHVTEVIDNTHLHETVKTGNAERGVLQNIQGHDMVVHRIPLWKEGRIAGAIGMLIFEGVTEVYKIYEKLQENQNAKPDLFTKKKESDSRITIDQIIGTSEGITNVKRLARKAARTAATVLITGESGTGKEMFAKSIHHLSPFSTGPFISVNCGAIPEPLFESELFGYEEGAFTGAKKGGKPGKFELADNGTIFLDEIGEMPLVMQTKLLRVLQEKEAERVGGVKKYRINVRVIAATNRDLMQMIETGEFREDLYYRLNIIQLHIPPLRERKKDIPVLLIHYLREICERYQVPGKIFTSEAVNAFVQHPWRGNIREMVNTVEQLVTLADGKVIDYHHLPEVLKRPEPSAKEGKEPSLAAGSIEEAKFLGNQKESELILDALRKAGGNKSKAADLLGIHRTTLYQKLKKHGIT
- a CDS encoding GntP family permease, which codes for MIGMLGLIASLILLMYLTMKGVNIIIAAIISAVVVALTGGLNLEAALTEHYMTGFTNYFYSWFLIFLLGAVFGKIMQVTKAADSIANWVKDTLGPSRAVFAVVAAAAIMTYGGVSLFVVGFAVYPIAVSLFKVANLPHRFIPAALVFGSISFTMTAPGSPEIQNLIPTEFFGTKPTAGGIIGVLMALIIMITGGILLSRMVKKAVQNGEVFSLPNQPAGAANESAAALEAELSMQRPDAAPSGKDFPHVLMAILPLASVIAILNTAANFTSSTAAALISLTSGIILACVLMIKYLVGFWEALAKGAQDALVAAANTCAVVGFGSVAAQVAAFDTFVDALVNIPGPPLMGLAIAVTLICGITGSASGGLGIALPILAPMYMAQGLDPGAMHRISALASGGLDSLPHNGYVVTTIRAICGETHKRAYWPIFILSVAMPTAVLFLAVILYSIF